In Silene latifolia isolate original U9 population chromosome X, ASM4854445v1, whole genome shotgun sequence, the following proteins share a genomic window:
- the LOC141623641 gene encoding ATP-dependent DNA helicase Q-like 5, producing MESDTDSDGSHISATPPRNPFPSPPKLPNKLTQTITHKPFNPPQKSQEKPSKIQPNSTSKPSNSPQSPSKHNLQHHPFSTPTFISSNSSFSIPIRRPNCPNPELPNFNSIRAGSCSFSKSTSFSRFTKNDLNFACTEKDPILLSGSVSKPESEVHCDGRAAGFDKKVVKKPSNLIASGSGGNGSGTSLLPAKRAKLGGSEGNFVKLNINGHGRRFTFKNRNSNCNSSSSKRNSYRRNKRSWKGNNGGQSNDLGDEEGINLAAREGKKPRTDYELVKNAVLDVRNEASDVNLVKLLKLTHGYDSFREGQLEAVKMVLAQKSTMLVLPTGAGKSLCYQLPAIVFPGITLVISPLVALMIDQLKQLPSVVNGALLSSSQPFDEMSETLSLLKEGSIKVLFVSPERFLNEEFMSIISSCSLISLVVIDEAHCVSEWSHNFRPSYMRLRASVLRDKLNAECILAMTATATRKTLDAVMHALDIPSTNLVKTAQLRNNLQMSVSLSGDNKMKELIGLIKSPPYSELKSIIIYCKFKYETDKIGKYLCDNNISAMSYNSGMLAKDRSRVQALFCSNKIKVVVATVAFGMGLDKSDVGAVIHFSLPESLEEYVQEIGRAGRDGTVSYCHLLFDDIVYFKLRSLMYSDGVDEYMVNKLLCQIFSSEMRLKDETHSLIIESASRKFDMKEEVILTILTQLELGEVQYLQLLPQLNVTCSLNFHKTPSMELAAGNAVVAGILNKSENKHGLHVFDIPSVANAIGLTTTELLNHLLNLKFSDEIRFELKDPAYCYTVVKAPSDLCSLATHMTKWLSEIECCKVQKLDVMFKAATFAVKQCGRTDGCDGAQHTPCLQRRIQNYFSEEDHTDLSTMMNQNSRFLQADIKVFLQRNSSAKLTPRAVVRIMHGIPSPAYPSATWSKTHFWGRYTNVDFRVIMEAAKAELMNFARKDGT from the exons atggagtcagatACTGACTCCGACGGTTCTCACATCTCTGCAACTCCTCCAAGAAACCCTTTTCCTTCACCTCCAAAACTTCCCAATAAACTCACCCAAACAATCACCCATAAACCCTTTAATCCTCCTCAAAAATCCCAAGAAAAACCCTCAAAAATCCAACCTAATTCCACTTCTAAACCCTCTAATTCCCCACAAAGCCCTTCTAAACACAATCTCCAACACCACCCATTTTCAACACCCACTTTTATTTCTTCTAATTCATCCTTTTCTATCCCAATTAGACGACCCAATTGTCCGAACCCGGAACTTCCCAACTTTAATTCCATTAGAGCTGGCTCCTGTTCATTCTCCAAGTCAACTTCTTTTTCTAGATTTACAAAAAATGACTTGAACTTTGCTTGCACTGAAAAAGATCCAATTTTGCTATCTGGGTCGGTTTCAAAACCCGAATCAGAGGTCCATTGCGACGGTCGAGCTGCCGGTTTTGAcaaaaaagtagttaaaaaaCCGTCGAATTTGATTGCAAGTGGCTCAGGGGGAAACGGGTCGGGTACTAGTTTATTGCCTGCAAAAAGAGCAAAATTAGGTGGTAGTGAAGGTAACTTTGTCAAACTTAATATTAATGGGCATGGTAGAAGGTTCACATTTAAGAATAGAAATAGCAATTGTAATAGTTCATCGTCAAAGAGAAATTCCTATAGAAGGAATAAGAGAAGCTGGAAGGGTAATAATGGTGGTCAAAGTAATGATCTTGGTGATGAGGAGGGGATCAATTTAGCTGCTAGGGAGGGTAAAAAGCCGAGAACCGATTATGAGCTTGTTAAAAATGCTGTTTTAGATGTAAGAAATGAGGCATCTGATGTAAATTTGGTCAAGTTGTTGAAGCTTACACATGGGTATGATTCTTTTAGGGAAGGGCAGTTAGAGGCTGTTAAAATGGTACTTGCTCAAAAATCGACTATGTTGGTTTTGCCAACTGGTGCTGGAAAGTCATTGTGTTATCAGTTGCCTGCTATTGTTTTTCCTGGGATTACACTTGTTATAAGTCCCTTGGTGGCATTGATGATTGATCAGTTGAAACAGCTGCCTTCTGTTGTTAATGGTGCTCTATTGAGTAGTAGTCAG CCCTTTGACGAGATGTCCGAGACTTTGAGCTTACTAAAAGAAGGAAGTATTAAG GTGCTTTTTGTTTCACCAGAGAGGTTTCTTAATGAAGAgttcatgtcaatcatttcatcTTGTTCATTAATATCGCTTGTTGTGATTGATGAAGCACATTGTGTATCTGAATG GTCACACAATTTCCGGCCTTCATACATGCGTCTGAGGGCGTCTGTACTTCGTGATAAACTAAATGCTGAGTGCATACTTGCAATGACGGCAACTGCAACTAGGAAAACTTTGGATGCTGTTATGCATGCTTTGGATATTCCATCTACTAACCTGGTAAAGACTGCTCAGTTAAGAAACAATTTGCAGATGTCGGTGTCTCTGAGTGGAGATAACAA GATGAAAGAATTGATTGGGCTTATCAAATCACCTCCATATTCTGAACTTAAGAGCATCATTATTTATTGCAAGTTTAAG TATGAGACTGATAAGATTGGAAAATATTTATGTGACAACAATATTTCTGCAATG AGTTACAACAGTGGGATGCTGGCAAAGGATCGTAGTCGTGTCCAAGCTTTATTTTGTTCCAATAAAATCAAAGTG GTTGTTGCAACTGTTGCATTTGGAATGGGGCTGGATAAAAGCGACGTTGGAGCT GTTATTCATTTCAGCTTGCCAGAAAGCTTGGAAGAGTATGTTCAG GAGATCGGACGAGCTGGACGAGATGGGACGGTTTCGTATTGCCATCTCCTATTTGATGACATTGTTTATTTTAAGTTACGCAGCCTGATGTACAG TGACGGCGTAGATGAATATATGGTGAACAAACTTCTTTGCCAAATTTTTAGCAGTGAAATGAGATTGAAGGATGAAACTCATTCATTGATAATTGAATCTGCATCTCGCAAGTTTGACATGAAAGAAGAG GTAATTTTAACTATATTGACGCAGTTGGAGCTAGGCGAAGTGCAATATTTGCAACTTCTTCCACAACTTAATGTTACTTGCAGCCTGAACTTTCACAAG ACTCCGTCAATGGAACTAGCTGCTGGGAATGCTGTGGTCGCAGGAATTTTGAACAA GTCTGAAAATAAGCATGGGCTACATGTTTTTGACATCCCCTCTGTGGCAAATGCCATTGGTCTGACGACAACAGAGCTTCTTAATCATCTGCTGAACCTAAAG TTTAGTGATGAAATACGATTTGAACTGAAGGATCCAGCCTACTGTTACACCGTTGTGAAAGCCCCTTCAGATTTATGCTCTCTAGCAACCCATATGACAAAATGGTTGTCAGAGATTGAATGTTGCAAG GTTCAGAAATTAGACGTTATGTTCAAAGCTGCTACCTTTGCTGTGAAACAATGTGGAAGGACGGATGGATGTGATGGGGCACAACACACACCTTGTTTGCAGAGAAGGATTCAAAATTATTTCAGTGAAGAAGATCATACTGATCTTTCTACAATGATGAACCAAAACAG CCGATTTCTGCAAGCAGATATAAAG GTCTTTCTGCAGAGGAACTCAAGCGCCAAATTAACCCCTCGCGCAGTGGTGAGAATAATGCATGGGATTCCAAGTCCTGCCTATCCTTCTGCAACCTGGTCTAAGACTCATTTCTG GGGAAGGTACACAAATGTCGACTTCAGAGTGATAATGGAAGCAGCAAAAGCTGAGCTCATGAATTTTGCCAGAAAAGATGGAACATAG